A DNA window from Legionella sp. MW5194 contains the following coding sequences:
- a CDS encoding DEAD/DEAH box helicase, producing the protein MKRAHSLDWAHPLVREWFINQVGEPTEPQRQGWPFILAGKATLISAPTGSGKTFAAFLACLDQLIRKALAGTLSDETEVLYVSPLKALGNDIQKNLMTPLNGILALAETYQQPMSEINVSVRSGDTPAKERAAMAKKPPHILVTTPESLYILLTTEKSREILRSVKTVIIDEIHALADDKRGSHLSLSLERLEALTHQPPLRIGLSATQKPLERVADFLMGNRADKAAIINIGHAKHLELTVEVPSSELGAVASNEMWDEIYDRLAELARQNRSTLIFANTRRVAERVAHHLAERLGADQVAAHHGSLSRKLRLKAENQLKNGELKALVATASLELGIDIGSVDLVCQLGSPRAIAVMLQRVGRAGHWHGAVSKGRLFVTTRDELLECAALVHAIRDGDLDELIIPEAPLDILAQQLVASCATDEWQEDDLFALVRRAYPYRALSRQTFNEVLEMLSEGIAGSRGRYSAYLFRDRVNGRVKGRRGSRLTAITNGGAIPENGLFTVITEPTGAMVGTLDEDFAVESNRGDIILLGSTSWQIRRIESATGRVLVEDAHGAPPTVPFWRGEAPGRTNELSLQVSALRERLSDLLPAECLPAAPASEQLTLTQDALKWLIEHCQVNRAGAEQLVEYILQGRALLGAVPTQQTVIAERFFDEAGGMQLIIHAPFGARINKAWGLALRKCFCRSFNFELQASATDDGINIALAEQHSFPLADVFAFLNPKSITRVLTQAVLQSPLFATRWRWDAGRALALIRFRNGKKVPPNIQRMLADDLLAAVFPDAAACQDNLGGRDIDLPDHPLINETIKDALTEALDLQGLITVLERLKRGEINYLAVDTPTPSAFAHEILNANPYAFLDDAPLEERRARAVTLRRILPESLLDDIGQLDKDIIAEVKQQVWPDVRDKDELQDALQTLIALPVKYLQALKLDEQWRIFFNELQQEKRAGCATLAGEAFWFAAEKAKTFAHLYPAALIQDSLPAIEDKPLLREEALIELIRGWMFSSGPISAEELSSILSLTPGETEQALLRLEASGVILRGSFTGTKQEWCERRLLARIHRLTLGKLRREIEPVTAIKFMQWLLTWQHVTPGTQLRDEQGLIEVISQLQGVEIPAKAWEKDIFAKRVAHYDPGMLDRLCLMGIIGWGRLSRTSDTASENKRVIPTSVAPITFFVRDKADWMPAIKPVEQEDELLHLSHVARLVYAFLKHQGASFFNEIAEGVHALKSEIEMALWELVTAGLTTADGFDNLRSLIDPKRRLNQKRRRPVRHQYSTGRWSLLKTPQTNADNQTEALCWLLLKRYGVVFRDLIAREKLMPAWRELLLVFRRLEARGEIRGGRFVSGFLGEQFALPYAVDSLRAIKNKAPHREAVSIAAVDPLNVVGFILPGQRIAALSGKTVIFKGEHYYEDSLPAVLNDAFPDEA; encoded by the coding sequence ATGAAACGGGCACACAGTCTCGACTGGGCTCATCCTCTGGTCCGCGAATGGTTTATCAATCAGGTTGGCGAACCGACCGAACCGCAGCGGCAGGGTTGGCCTTTCATCCTCGCCGGCAAGGCCACGTTGATTTCTGCACCGACTGGCTCTGGGAAAACCTTTGCCGCTTTTTTAGCCTGCCTGGATCAATTAATCCGAAAAGCCTTAGCCGGCACATTAAGCGATGAAACCGAGGTGCTTTATGTTTCGCCATTAAAAGCCCTGGGCAATGACATTCAAAAAAATTTAATGACCCCGTTAAACGGCATACTGGCACTGGCTGAAACTTACCAGCAACCCATGAGTGAAATCAATGTGTCCGTCCGAAGCGGCGATACGCCAGCAAAAGAGCGCGCCGCCATGGCCAAAAAACCGCCGCATATTCTGGTGACCACCCCGGAATCACTTTACATTCTGCTCACCACCGAGAAAAGCCGTGAAATCCTTCGCAGTGTAAAAACGGTCATTATTGACGAAATCCATGCCTTGGCTGACGACAAGCGCGGCAGTCACTTAAGTCTTTCGCTCGAACGTCTGGAAGCGCTGACCCATCAACCGCCGCTGCGCATTGGCTTGTCCGCCACCCAAAAGCCTTTGGAGCGAGTGGCTGATTTTTTAATGGGCAACCGGGCGGACAAGGCGGCGATTATCAACATTGGCCATGCCAAACACCTGGAATTGACGGTGGAAGTGCCCTCGTCGGAGCTCGGGGCTGTCGCTTCCAATGAGATGTGGGATGAAATTTATGATCGTCTGGCTGAATTAGCCAGACAAAACCGCTCTACCCTGATTTTTGCCAATACCAGGCGGGTCGCTGAGCGCGTCGCTCATCACCTGGCTGAACGTTTAGGCGCTGATCAGGTGGCGGCTCACCATGGCAGTTTATCCAGAAAATTACGCCTGAAAGCGGAGAATCAATTAAAAAATGGCGAATTAAAAGCCTTGGTTGCCACTGCTTCCCTGGAGTTGGGAATCGACATTGGCAGTGTGGACCTGGTCTGCCAGTTAGGCTCACCGCGTGCCATTGCCGTGATGCTTCAACGGGTAGGGCGGGCCGGACACTGGCATGGCGCGGTGTCCAAAGGCCGCCTTTTTGTCACCACGCGCGATGAATTGTTGGAGTGCGCCGCCCTGGTTCACGCTATCCGTGACGGGGATCTGGATGAACTGATTATTCCCGAGGCCCCCCTGGACATTCTGGCTCAGCAACTGGTAGCCAGTTGTGCCACCGATGAATGGCAGGAAGATGATTTATTTGCCTTGGTCCGGCGAGCTTACCCCTATCGCGCCCTGTCGAGGCAAACGTTTAATGAGGTGCTCGAGATGCTGTCTGAAGGCATCGCCGGTTCACGCGGCCGCTACAGCGCCTATTTATTCCGTGACCGAGTCAATGGTCGGGTCAAGGGTCGCCGCGGCAGCCGCTTAACGGCCATCACCAATGGCGGCGCCATCCCTGAAAACGGCCTGTTTACTGTCATCACCGAACCCACGGGTGCCATGGTGGGAACACTGGATGAAGATTTTGCCGTCGAAAGCAATCGCGGCGACATTATCCTGCTGGGCAGTACTTCCTGGCAGATTCGCCGCATTGAAAGCGCAACTGGCCGCGTGCTGGTTGAAGATGCCCATGGCGCGCCCCCCACTGTGCCTTTCTGGCGGGGTGAGGCGCCGGGGCGAACCAACGAACTGTCGCTGCAGGTGTCGGCCTTACGCGAGCGCTTAAGCGACCTGTTGCCCGCTGAGTGTTTGCCGGCTGCCCCGGCCAGTGAACAATTGACGCTCACGCAGGACGCCCTTAAGTGGCTCATTGAGCATTGCCAGGTCAACCGGGCAGGCGCCGAGCAGTTAGTGGAGTATATTCTGCAGGGACGAGCGTTATTAGGCGCCGTGCCCACGCAACAGACCGTTATCGCCGAGCGGTTTTTTGACGAAGCCGGAGGGATGCAGTTGATTATTCATGCCCCCTTTGGCGCCCGTATCAATAAGGCCTGGGGTCTGGCGTTGCGCAAATGCTTTTGCCGCTCGTTTAATTTTGAATTGCAGGCCTCAGCCACCGACGACGGCATTAATATTGCCCTGGCTGAACAGCACAGTTTTCCCTTGGCGGATGTCTTCGCCTTTTTAAATCCTAAAAGCATCACCCGGGTCCTGACCCAGGCCGTTTTGCAATCCCCCCTGTTCGCTACCCGCTGGCGCTGGGATGCCGGCCGCGCCTTGGCCCTGATTCGCTTTCGAAATGGCAAAAAAGTACCGCCCAACATCCAGCGCATGCTCGCCGATGATTTGCTTGCCGCTGTTTTCCCGGATGCGGCCGCCTGTCAGGATAACCTCGGCGGACGCGACATTGACTTGCCGGATCACCCGCTGATTAACGAAACCATCAAGGATGCCTTGACGGAAGCCCTGGATTTGCAGGGGCTAATCACTGTGCTTGAGCGCCTCAAACGCGGAGAAATCAATTACCTGGCGGTCGATACACCGACTCCCTCGGCCTTTGCCCATGAAATTTTAAATGCCAATCCCTATGCTTTCCTGGACGATGCCCCGCTGGAAGAGCGGCGCGCCCGCGCAGTCACGCTAAGGCGTATTCTTCCCGAATCGCTGCTGGACGACATAGGCCAGCTGGATAAAGACATCATTGCCGAAGTCAAACAACAAGTCTGGCCGGATGTCCGCGACAAGGACGAGTTGCAGGATGCGCTGCAAACGTTGATTGCCTTACCGGTGAAGTATCTGCAAGCGCTTAAGCTTGATGAACAGTGGCGGATTTTTTTTAATGAATTACAGCAGGAAAAACGGGCTGGTTGCGCCACTCTGGCTGGCGAGGCATTCTGGTTCGCCGCTGAAAAAGCAAAAACCTTTGCTCATCTTTACCCTGCGGCCCTTATTCAGGATTCCCTGCCGGCTATTGAAGACAAGCCGCTGTTGCGCGAGGAGGCGCTGATTGAGTTAATCCGTGGCTGGATGTTTTCAAGCGGCCCCATCAGTGCAGAGGAATTAAGCAGCATTCTTTCGCTTACCCCAGGCGAAACGGAGCAGGCACTGCTTCGTCTTGAAGCCAGCGGCGTTATTTTACGCGGATCCTTTACCGGTACGAAACAGGAATGGTGCGAGCGACGGCTCTTAGCCCGTATTCATCGTTTAACCCTGGGCAAACTGCGACGGGAAATTGAGCCAGTGACTGCCATTAAGTTCATGCAGTGGCTGCTCACCTGGCAGCATGTCACACCGGGCACGCAATTACGGGATGAACAGGGGTTGATTGAGGTGATAAGCCAGCTTCAGGGCGTTGAAATTCCGGCTAAAGCCTGGGAAAAGGACATTTTTGCCAAACGCGTCGCGCACTACGATCCCGGTATGCTTGACCGGCTTTGCCTCATGGGCATTATTGGCTGGGGCCGTCTATCCAGAACCAGCGACACGGCATCCGAAAATAAGCGCGTCATCCCCACCAGTGTAGCGCCGATTACTTTTTTTGTACGCGATAAAGCCGATTGGATGCCCGCCATTAAACCAGTGGAACAGGAGGATGAGTTATTGCATTTAAGCCATGTTGCACGCCTCGTTTACGCCTTTCTTAAACACCAGGGGGCCTCGTTTTTTAATGAGATAGCCGAAGGGGTTCACGCCTTGAAGTCAGAAATTGAAATGGCTTTATGGGAGCTGGTTACCGCTGGATTAACCACAGCGGATGGGTTTGATAACCTGCGATCACTGATTGATCCAAAACGCCGTTTAAACCAGAAGCGCCGTCGCCCCGTACGCCATCAGTACAGCACCGGACGCTGGAGTCTCCTTAAAACACCCCAGACCAATGCCGACAACCAGACGGAAGCCCTCTGCTGGCTGTTGCTGAAACGTTACGGCGTTGTCTTTCGGGATTTGATCGCACGTGAAAAATTAATGCCTGCCTGGCGCGAGTTACTCCTTGTTTTCCGGCGGTTGGAAGCGCGGGGAGAAATCCGCGGCGGTCGCTTTGTCAGCGGCTTTTTAGGCGAACAGTTTGCGCTTCCCTATGCCGTTGATTCATTACGGGCAATTAAAAATAAAGCGCCTCATCGGGAAGCCGTTTCCATTGCGGCCGTTGACCCGCTCAACGTCGTGGGTTTTATCCTGCCCGGTCAACGCATCGCAGCCCTGTCGGGAAAAACAGTGATTTTTAAAGGGGAGCACTATTATGAAGACAGCCTGCCCGCGGTTTTAAATGATGCTTTCCCCGATGAAGCCTGA
- the bla gene encoding class A beta-lactamase gives MSFKRFSVFFFAIATLTLTAHARDELLSLQQKMAALEASAGGRLGIAAINQANGMTIQYHARQAFPLCSTSKAMSVAALLSQNMRNKTLLQEKIHYSKQDLVVHSPETEKHLADGMTLAELCEAAITQSDNTALNLILKKMGGPRAVTAFARSIGDNQFRLDRFEPELNTAIPGDPRDTTTPKAMALSLQKLTTDTLLATPERQLLITWLRNNSTGGARIRAGLPEGWVVGDKTGTGDYGTSNDIAIIWPPHCQPVTLAVYFTQPKVDANPNNDVIAAATRIVISAFAEQDPCLQKALAAFP, from the coding sequence ATGTCTTTTAAACGATTTAGTGTATTTTTTTTCGCGATAGCCACATTGACTTTAACCGCCCATGCCAGGGATGAATTGCTTTCCCTGCAACAAAAAATGGCCGCACTGGAAGCCTCTGCCGGAGGACGATTGGGGATTGCCGCCATTAATCAGGCCAATGGCATGACAATTCAATACCATGCCCGACAAGCGTTCCCTCTGTGCAGTACCAGCAAGGCCATGAGCGTGGCCGCTCTTTTAAGCCAGAACATGAGGAACAAGACCCTGCTTCAGGAAAAAATTCACTACAGCAAGCAGGATCTGGTGGTGCATTCGCCGGAGACTGAGAAGCACCTGGCTGATGGCATGACACTGGCTGAATTGTGTGAGGCCGCGATCACGCAGAGTGACAATACAGCCCTTAACCTTATCCTGAAAAAGATGGGAGGCCCCAGGGCGGTAACGGCATTTGCCCGATCAATTGGCGATAACCAGTTCAGGCTGGACCGCTTTGAGCCGGAATTAAACACGGCCATTCCGGGTGACCCAAGAGACACGACCACACCCAAAGCCATGGCGCTTAGTTTGCAGAAGCTCACCACCGACACGCTACTGGCCACACCCGAACGCCAACTGTTGATCACCTGGCTTCGCAACAACAGCACGGGCGGCGCCCGCATTCGCGCCGGATTGCCCGAGGGATGGGTAGTCGGTGATAAAACAGGGACCGGCGACTACGGCACCTCCAATGACATTGCCATCATTTGGCCGCCCCATTGTCAACCGGTGACGCTGGCAGTGTATTTTACCCAACCGAAAGTGGATGCAAACCCCAACAATGACGTAATTGCCGCAGCGACCCGAATCGTCATCAGCGCTTTTGCCGAACAGGATCCCTGTCTACAAAAGGCCCTGGCGGCTTTCCCCTAG
- a CDS encoding efflux RND transporter permease subunit: MISKFFIERPVLANVIALLLVFIGLIAILVLPVSQYPAIVPPTIQVTTTYPGADAKTLINTVALPIEQQVNGVENMLYMQSTSSNNGAYTLIVTFAIGTDLNFAQVLVQNRVQAAMAQLPMDVQKQGVVVQQKSTAILQFITLTSENGEYDGVFLNSYAAINMQDELARLPGVGNVLVFGSGSYAMRVWLDPKKMLAYSLNPGDVLNAISYQNKDVSAGQIASPPVLGSHSYQLTVNVPGQLADPDEFGNIIIKTVDTRPDENANASSSAQVVRIKDVGRVELGSSSYSQLANLNGKPTAAIGIFQLPGANALQVADEVKKTVTKMAKKFPPGLTYSIPFDTTVFVKASISEVYKTLYEAGILVLLVIVVFLQNFRASLVPATTVPVTIIGTFFALMLLGYTINLLTLFALVLAIGIVVDDAIVIVEGVTQHIEKGLSPKEASIQAMKELFGPILGITLVLMAVFVPAGFMPGLTGAMYAQFALVIAATALISAINAMTLKPTQCALWLKPIDKNKPKNVFFRTFDNLYNPIEARYIRFMDKLVHHSGMVCLLGAALVALAIFGLTRIPTGFIPIEDQGYLILSVQLPDAATLGRTDKVMSELTKKVSQIDGIENVIAIDGISLLDNNASLANAGVLYIMFKDWSVRGKSENLLALYTKINDIAKNTLDAKILTVVPPPIQGLGLSGGFQLQVELQDGTFDYQKLQRVTDGLISEGSREPDLQNLMTSFRASVPQVAAPIDRTKAESLGVRIGDAFNTLQTYLGSSYVNLFTKFGQVFPVYVQADASSRGQVDDLRNYYVKNQQGSMVSLGTLTDIKPDVGPAIISLYNLYPSGNVNGMAAKGYSSGEGIETMEELAKKLPPGFSYEWTSTAYQEKVAGNMSYYIFAMSLVLVYLILAGQYENWLIPSAILFSVPLTLIGTVLALSLFGLDNNMYTQIGLLLLIALATKNAILIVEVAHEQHHIHKKSVMEAAVIGAKTRFRPILMTSFAFIMGVMPLVFATGAGANARRSIGVAVCSGMLASTCLAVVFVPVFYVLLQTWQDKRKAKKEAAVLS, from the coding sequence ATGATTTCCAAATTTTTCATTGAAAGACCGGTTCTGGCCAATGTGATTGCTTTACTCCTGGTCTTCATCGGTTTAATCGCTATCCTGGTTTTACCGGTATCGCAATACCCCGCCATTGTACCGCCTACTATTCAGGTGACGACCACTTACCCGGGTGCCGATGCCAAAACCCTGATTAATACTGTGGCCTTGCCCATCGAGCAGCAGGTCAATGGCGTGGAAAACATGCTTTACATGCAATCCACCAGTTCCAATAACGGTGCTTATACGCTGATTGTTACCTTTGCCATTGGCACGGATCTGAATTTTGCCCAGGTCCTGGTGCAAAACCGGGTACAGGCGGCGATGGCGCAATTGCCCATGGATGTGCAGAAGCAGGGGGTGGTTGTCCAGCAAAAATCCACCGCCATTCTGCAATTCATTACACTAACGTCGGAAAATGGCGAATACGATGGCGTGTTTCTTAACAGTTATGCCGCCATCAACATGCAGGATGAACTGGCGCGTCTGCCCGGTGTGGGTAATGTGCTGGTGTTCGGTTCCGGCAGCTACGCCATGCGCGTATGGCTTGATCCGAAAAAAATGCTCGCCTATTCGTTAAATCCCGGCGATGTCTTAAATGCCATCAGCTACCAAAATAAAGACGTGTCAGCAGGCCAGATTGCATCCCCGCCGGTTTTGGGTTCTCATTCGTATCAGCTCACCGTGAATGTGCCGGGGCAACTGGCTGATCCGGACGAATTTGGTAATATTATTATCAAAACCGTCGATACCCGGCCGGATGAAAATGCCAATGCCAGCAGTTCAGCCCAGGTGGTACGCATCAAGGACGTTGGGCGGGTGGAACTCGGATCATCGAGTTACAGTCAATTGGCTAATTTAAACGGCAAGCCGACAGCGGCCATTGGCATATTCCAGTTACCGGGCGCCAATGCGTTGCAAGTGGCTGACGAAGTGAAAAAAACCGTCACCAAAATGGCGAAGAAATTTCCTCCGGGCCTGACGTATTCGATTCCTTTTGATACCACCGTGTTTGTGAAAGCCTCGATTTCAGAGGTCTATAAAACCCTGTATGAAGCCGGTATTCTGGTCCTGCTGGTTATTGTTGTTTTTCTGCAGAATTTCCGCGCCTCACTCGTCCCGGCCACGACGGTACCGGTAACGATTATCGGTACCTTTTTCGCCTTGATGTTGCTCGGTTATACCATTAATTTACTGACTCTGTTTGCACTGGTACTCGCCATTGGTATTGTCGTTGATGACGCGATTGTGATCGTCGAGGGTGTCACCCAGCACATTGAAAAGGGCTTATCCCCCAAAGAAGCGTCCATTCAAGCCATGAAAGAATTGTTTGGACCTATCCTTGGCATTACGCTGGTGTTGATGGCCGTGTTTGTCCCCGCCGGGTTTATGCCGGGTTTGACGGGCGCGATGTATGCGCAATTTGCTCTGGTTATCGCGGCAACGGCCTTAATCAGCGCCATCAATGCCATGACCTTAAAGCCCACACAATGTGCCCTGTGGCTTAAGCCCATCGATAAAAACAAACCCAAAAATGTCTTTTTCAGGACCTTTGATAATCTCTATAACCCAATTGAAGCGCGTTACATCCGTTTTATGGATAAATTGGTCCACCACAGCGGCATGGTGTGTCTGCTGGGCGCCGCGCTGGTGGCCCTGGCTATTTTTGGCTTAACCCGAATCCCAACAGGGTTTATCCCCATTGAAGATCAGGGGTATCTGATTTTAAGCGTGCAATTGCCTGATGCAGCCACGCTGGGGCGCACCGACAAGGTCATGAGCGAGTTGACTAAAAAGGTTTCACAAATTGACGGCATTGAGAACGTCATTGCCATTGATGGCATTTCCCTGCTGGATAACAATGCCAGCCTGGCGAACGCGGGTGTGTTGTACATCATGTTTAAAGACTGGAGCGTTCGTGGAAAATCTGAAAACCTGCTGGCACTTTATACTAAAATCAATGACATTGCTAAAAACACGCTCGATGCCAAGATCCTGACCGTCGTTCCCCCACCCATCCAGGGGCTGGGATTATCGGGCGGCTTCCAGTTGCAGGTGGAATTACAGGACGGTACTTTTGACTATCAAAAATTGCAACGCGTGACGGACGGCTTAATCAGTGAGGGGAGCCGTGAGCCGGATCTGCAAAACTTAATGACGTCTTTCCGCGCCAGCGTGCCGCAGGTTGCTGCTCCCATTGACCGCACCAAAGCCGAGAGTCTGGGTGTTCGCATCGGCGATGCATTTAATACTCTGCAAACCTATCTTGGATCTTCCTATGTCAATTTGTTTACCAAATTTGGTCAGGTCTTTCCGGTTTATGTGCAAGCGGATGCTTCATCACGCGGGCAGGTGGACGATTTACGCAATTATTATGTCAAAAACCAGCAGGGTTCCATGGTTTCTTTAGGTACCCTGACCGATATTAAACCGGATGTCGGTCCAGCGATCATATCGCTTTATAATCTCTATCCATCCGGTAACGTCAACGGCATGGCGGCGAAAGGCTACAGTTCAGGCGAAGGCATTGAAACCATGGAAGAATTGGCGAAAAAACTGCCTCCTGGTTTTTCCTATGAATGGACAAGTACCGCCTATCAGGAAAAGGTCGCCGGTAACATGAGTTATTATATTTTTGCCATGTCACTGGTGCTTGTTTATCTGATTCTGGCCGGACAATACGAAAACTGGTTGATTCCCTCAGCCATTCTTTTCAGCGTACCCCTCACCTTGATCGGTACCGTACTGGCTCTGTCACTGTTCGGTCTGGACAACAACATGTACACTCAGATTGGCTTATTATTGCTGATTGCACTGGCGACAAAAAACGCCATTCTGATTGTCGAGGTGGCGCATGAACAACATCACATTCATAAAAAATCAGTGATGGAAGCGGCCGTTATCGGGGCGAAAACCCGATTCCGGCCCATCTTGATGACTTCGTTTGCCTTCATTATGGGGGTCATGCCCCTGGTTTTTGCGACCGGTGCAGGCGCCAATGCCAGACGCTCGATTGGCGTGGCGGTGTGCAGCGGCATGCTGGCTTCAACCTGTCTGGCGGTTGTGTTCGTTCCGGTGTTTTACGTGCTGTTACAAACCTGGCAGGATAAGCGAAAAGCGAAAAAAGAAGCAGCCGTCTTGTCTTAA
- a CDS encoding efflux RND transporter periplasmic adaptor subunit codes for MTAENKSLILKIAAGGIVLILLYWFIHHYSQSAPPAPPAPAVIVSHPTRMEMTDYITQTGNTIAYNSVNLVARVEGYLDAIQFVDGSFVKKGQELFIIEPEPYLQKLHEAEDTLAAQKAAYAYDQAEYARQQQMYKENATSLKNVEKWSAKRDESRAEVAKAEANVKIAQINYSYTHVQAPFDGRIGRHLVDVGNLVGHGQATELANIEQINPIYVYFNLNELDLIKLREAARARGFKPNELHKIPVYVGMQNESDFPHQGKLDFVNTGLNASTGSMEFRALLDNKDYPLLPGLFVQVRIPISKPSSRLAIPDTAIQYDQIGAYVLTVDKNDTVALKRVSTGTLDQGMRAITKGLDIDDRVVVNGIQNAVPSHKVTPKKENE; via the coding sequence ATGACAGCCGAGAATAAATCATTGATTTTAAAAATTGCAGCGGGTGGAATAGTCCTTATATTGCTTTACTGGTTTATTCATCACTATTCTCAAAGCGCACCGCCCGCGCCGCCTGCACCGGCGGTGATCGTAAGTCATCCCACTCGCATGGAAATGACCGATTACATCACGCAAACCGGAAATACCATTGCTTACAATTCTGTCAATTTGGTCGCCCGGGTGGAAGGTTATCTGGACGCGATTCAATTCGTTGATGGTTCCTTCGTTAAAAAGGGCCAGGAACTGTTTATCATCGAGCCTGAACCTTATCTCCAAAAACTGCATGAAGCTGAAGATACCCTCGCTGCCCAAAAAGCCGCTTATGCCTATGACCAGGCAGAATATGCCCGCCAGCAGCAGATGTACAAAGAGAATGCGACCTCGTTAAAAAACGTGGAAAAATGGTCTGCCAAGCGGGACGAATCCAGGGCGGAGGTGGCCAAAGCTGAAGCCAACGTTAAAATTGCACAGATTAATTACAGTTATACCCATGTTCAGGCTCCCTTCGATGGACGCATTGGCCGGCATCTGGTGGACGTTGGCAATCTTGTGGGTCATGGGCAGGCAACCGAGTTGGCCAATATTGAACAGATTAATCCCATCTATGTTTATTTCAATTTAAATGAATTGGATTTAATCAAATTGCGGGAAGCGGCACGGGCGCGTGGCTTTAAACCCAATGAACTGCATAAAATTCCTGTGTACGTCGGGATGCAGAATGAAAGTGATTTTCCACATCAGGGCAAGCTGGATTTCGTTAACACCGGTTTGAACGCATCCACTGGAAGCATGGAGTTCCGTGCGTTGCTCGACAATAAAGATTATCCTCTTTTGCCCGGGCTTTTTGTCCAGGTTCGCATCCCCATAAGCAAACCCTCCTCCCGGCTTGCTATTCCCGATACCGCCATTCAATACGACCAGATCGGTGCGTATGTCTTGACGGTGGATAAAAACGACACCGTGGCATTAAAACGGGTGAGTACAGGAACCCTTGATCAAGGCATGAGAGCAATTACCAAAGGTCTCGATATTGACGACCGGGTGGTGGTAAACGGCATTCAGAATGCCGTGCCCTCGCACAAGGTTACTCCAAAAAAAGAAAATGAATAA
- a CDS encoding efflux transporter outer membrane subunit: MLKILIFIACLLLSACMVGPDYKEPAKNVAPYWLQKNPAVKVAPINNADWWKVFRDPTLTHLIHCGYHNNLSLQIAGVRVLQARAKLAQSVGELYPQQQALNGNYTHVRTGGGELQGILPDKFDTASVGLSASWEIDFWGKYRRAIRANDAAFLASLAAYDNALVSLTADIANAYISIRTLQQQIKTTQINIHLQKVSLDIATSRYRGGQTSLLDVQQAETELAETQSSLPDLVSQLQRQKDALAVLLGLVPTQVDDLLKKGSGIPRANASVAIGIPKEALARRPDIYQARMEAVAQSESIGAVKANLYPALTLSGSFSYTANSIGQASISNLFDPANRSVIAGPSVVWPLLNYGQITNAVREQDAVFQQSLLNYLNLVLKAQQEVQDNITQYIEARKTTALLGSANTSATKTTRLALIRYREGEANYTAVLNAEQQQLRIQKSLINAEGEIAKSLVALYRSLGGGWQIRRGNDIVPETIKQEMAARTNWGSLLKQPNHERPTTTEQQIKQLYLPNW, encoded by the coding sequence ATGTTAAAGATTCTGATATTCATCGCTTGTCTGCTTCTAAGTGCCTGTATGGTGGGGCCAGATTACAAGGAGCCTGCAAAAAATGTGGCCCCTTACTGGCTGCAGAAAAACCCGGCCGTGAAAGTGGCGCCAATCAATAATGCGGATTGGTGGAAGGTGTTTCGCGATCCAACCCTGACGCACTTGATTCACTGCGGTTACCACAATAATCTTTCATTGCAGATTGCCGGCGTGCGTGTGCTTCAGGCCCGTGCCAAACTGGCGCAATCAGTCGGTGAGCTCTACCCCCAGCAACAGGCATTGAATGGCAACTATACCCATGTTCGTACCGGGGGAGGGGAGCTGCAGGGGATTTTGCCTGACAAGTTCGATACAGCCTCCGTCGGCCTTTCTGCCAGTTGGGAAATTGATTTTTGGGGCAAATACCGCCGCGCCATTCGCGCCAATGATGCCGCCTTTCTGGCATCACTGGCAGCCTATGACAATGCCCTGGTTTCGTTAACGGCCGACATTGCCAATGCCTATATTTCGATCCGTACCCTGCAGCAGCAGATTAAGACAACCCAAATCAATATCCACCTGCAGAAGGTCAGCCTTGACATTGCCACGTCACGCTATCGTGGGGGGCAAACCAGTTTACTCGATGTTCAACAGGCAGAAACTGAATTGGCTGAAACGCAGTCGTCGCTGCCGGATCTGGTATCCCAGCTGCAACGACAGAAAGACGCGCTGGCCGTTCTGCTGGGTTTGGTTCCTACTCAAGTCGACGACTTGCTTAAAAAAGGCAGCGGCATCCCGCGTGCCAACGCGTCGGTGGCGATTGGCATTCCTAAAGAAGCATTGGCACGCCGCCCTGACATTTACCAGGCAAGAATGGAGGCGGTAGCCCAATCCGAATCCATTGGTGCGGTGAAGGCCAATCTTTACCCTGCGCTGACCTTAAGCGGTTCATTTTCCTACACCGCGAACAGCATTGGTCAAGCCTCCATCAGCAACCTGTTTGATCCAGCCAATCGTTCGGTGATTGCTGGTCCTTCGGTGGTTTGGCCGTTATTAAATTATGGACAGATTACCAATGCGGTGCGCGAGCAGGATGCGGTGTTTCAGCAAAGTTTGTTGAATTACCTGAATTTGGTGCTTAAGGCGCAGCAGGAAGTGCAGGACAATATCACCCAGTACATTGAAGCACGAAAAACCACCGCCTTGTTGGGTTCCGCGAATACCTCGGCCACAAAAACCACCCGCCTTGCCCTCATCCGTTATCGCGAGGGAGAAGCAAATTACACCGCCGTATTGAATGCAGAACAGCAACAATTGCGTATACAGAAATCATTGATCAATGCGGAAGGCGAGATTGCCAAATCGCTGGTGGCGCTTTATCGCTCCTTAGGCGGCGGTTGGCAGATCCGACGGGGCAATGATATCGTCCCGGAAACGATAAAACAGGAAATGGCTGCACGAACCAATTGGGGCAGTTTGCTCAAACAACCAAACCATGAGCGCCCAACCACGACCGAGCAGCAAATTAAACAGCTTTACCTACCAAACTGGTGA